The DNA region GAGGTGGACAAGGCTGATAAGCGGAACGTTCCGGGGAAGTGGAGGGGGAAAGCGGCGTGGGGCGTGGGTGAGCGACGGGGGGAGGTGAGTGCGCGGTTGCAGGCGGTGCGGTGTCGTGACTGTGTGGGGACGTCTTCTTAAAACGACATGGTTCTCCTCAACATCGCCGGTGGCATCGCGTTGATTTTATTCGGCATCCGTTTTTTGCGGAAGGGGCTCGAACGGCTGCTGGGTTTTGGGCTGCACGCGTGGTTGAAGCGGATGTCGCAGAAACCGTGGCGGGCGAGTCTGGCGGGGGCGGGCTTCGGAACGGTGGCACCGTCGTCAACGGCGCAGACGCTGCTGACGCTCCAACTGGTGAAGGCGGGGGAGCTGTCGCGCGAAGGGGCACTGGCGTTTTTGCTGGGGGCGAACGCGGGGATCACGGTGACGGTGCAGCTGATCGCGTTGCGGGTGTTCGATTTTTATTCGGTGGTGCTGGTGGCGGGATTTGTGGGGTTTCAGTTTTTCAAGTCGGAGAAAATTCGCGGTGCGGGGCAGTCGCTCTTGGGGCTCGGTCTGATCTTTCTGGCGATGACGATCATCAGCGAGGCGGCGAAGGTGCTGGCGGCTGATCCGGAGTTCGTGACGGTGCTGGAGTTGTTGCAGAATCACCGGGTGTTGCTGGTGATCTTTGCGGGGCTTTTCACGCTGAGCGCGCAGAGTTCGACGGCGGTGATCGGGCTGGGGCTGGCGTTTGCGGCGACGGGGAAAGCGTCGCTGGGGTTGCTGGTGCCGATCGTGCTCGGAGCGAATCTGGGGATCGGGCTGACGAGCTTGCTGGCTGGATACAGCACGGCGGCGGGGCGGGCGCTGGCGGTGGCGAATCTGGCGGTGAAGGGCGTGTTGATCGCGACGGCGCTGGTGTTTTTCCCGCAGCTGGTGGCGTTCGTGGAATCAACGCCGGGGGATGTGGCGCGGCAGGCGGCGAATTTGCACACGGCGTTCAGTGTGGTGGCGGTGCTGATCGGCGTGGGTTGCGGCGGGTTGCTCGGGCGGTGGCTGGAAAAAATCATGAAGCCGACGCTGGCGGAGGAGAATAGGGTGCGGCCGGTGGCGACGCATCTCGATCCGTCGGCGTTGTCGGTGCCGGTGTTCGCGCTGGCGAATGCGACGCGGGAGACGCTGCTGCTCGCGGATGAAGTGCGGTCGATGCTCGATGGAGCGTGGCGGGCGTTTAACAAACCGAGCCTCGAACTCGCTCGCAGTGTGCAGAAGCACGACGACCGGGTGGATGAGTTGCAGACGGCAATTAAACAGTACCTGAGCCAGTTGCCGACCGACCCACTGACTCCGCAGGAAAGCCGGCTGCAATTCGGGTTATTGAATTTCGCGAGTCAGCTGGAGGGGATCGGCGACATCGTGGACAAGACGCTGTGCGGTGCGGCGGTGAAGCAAGTGCAGCAGCCACTGGCTTTGAGCGAGGCGGACAAGGCGGATCTGACGGAATTTTATGAGCGAATGATGAGGCGCTTTGACGCGGCCACGAGCGTGCTGGCGTCACGGGATCGCGAGATGGCGCGGCAATTTTTAAACGATGCGGATAAGTTGAAAGACTGGTGCATCGACGCGCAGAAACGGCATTACCAACGGCTCAAAAACGTGAAAGATCCGGCGCAGCTCGAGGAGAGCGCGCGGTTTATCGACATGATCAACGCGTTTCGCCGGATTAGTGGATTACTGAATACGATCGGGCACACGTTCCTGCTGGAAGACGGGGAGCGGGTGCAGAGTTGAGCGCGGGTTATTTCGCGGCAGAGACTTCTTTGATGGCGGCGAGGATTTTTTCGGGTTCGAGGCGGACCTTGTAGTCGGTGTTCACGTGGGCGAAGCGGATGACGCCGGTGGCATCGACGATGAAGACGGCGGGGTGGGGCAGGAGGTGGTGGGTGCTGCCGGAGGCGGCTTCGAGGTCGATCTTGTAGCTGTTTTTATATTTCGCGACGAGTTCGTCCTCGACCTTGAAGGCGATGCCGAAGCCTTGCGCGGCCTCCATGGCGCTGTCGGAGAGGAGGGTGTAGTTGGTTTTCTCCATCGCGGGTTTCTCGCGGAGTTTGGCGGGCACGTCGGGGCTGAGGGCGATGAGTTGGAAACCGGCGGCGAGGATGTCGGCTTCGATCGTGGCGAGCGCGGATAGCTGGCGGTTGCAGTAGGGGCACCAGCCGCCGCGGTAGAAGATGAGGACGGTGGGTTTGACGATGGCGGATTTGAGGGTGATGGCGTCGCCTTTGTCGGTGCGGAGATTGGCGGCGGGGATGGACTGGCCGACGGCGAGCGGGGCGGTGGGATAGGCGGCGGAGAGAGTGGAGAACGTCACGGCAGTGAACGTGGCGAGGATGAGCAGACGGTTGAGAAGGCGCATGAGAGACGTGGTGTTGGCGGAGGTGATGAAGGAGCGGCGAGGGCGTGGTGAAGATGACCGCTGTGTGAGACGCGGGGCGAAAGGATATTCCCGCAGATTAAATTTTCATGCGGGCGGGAGCGCGTGTGAACGCGGGGGGCCGGGGAAGCAGGCGCTATTTTTCGTCGAGGGCGGCGCGGGCGCGAGCTTTGGCGGACTCGTCGTGTTTTTCGCGGGAGGGCAGGGCGAGGCCTTTTTCGAAGGCGGCGCGGGCCTCGGGTTTTTGTCCGGCGGCGAGGTAGGCGAAGCCGAGTTCGAGGGGGTGGGCGACGGTTTGCGGGGAAAGTTCAACGGCCTGGCGGAGGTGGCTGATGGCTTCAGCGTAGGAAGCGTCGGGCAGGGCGCCGTAGATGAGTTTCACGAGCCAGCGTTTGGTGGCGCCGAGGGAGGCGACTTCGTAATGCCAGCGGCCGAGGATGTGGTGGGCCCAGTCGTAGCGAGGATCGAGGGCGAGGGCGCGTTCGGCGTTTTCTTTGATGAGGCGGGAGTAGGCGATTTTCTGGCGGGCGTCGCTGTAGGTCGCCAGTTTTCCATGACAGACAGCGAGGGAGAGGATGTTGACGGCGTTATCGGGAGCGAGCGTGGCGGCGCGTTCGGCGTAGGCGAGGGCTTCGGTGGCGAGGGCGCGCTGCTTTTCCCGGTCGGTGGTGTCGGTGGTGGAGTCGGAGAGCTGCTGGGAGATTTTCTGGAGGATGAAAGGATCGTCGGGGCGGAGGGCGTCGAGTTCGCGAAAGAGACGGAGGGCAGTTCGGGAGTCGAAGCGGGACTCGGCGGCGAGGGCGGAGGCGAGGAGATCGTCGCGCGTGGGGGCGGCGGAAAGGTGAGTGGCTACGGCGAAGATGACGGGGAGCATCCAGGCCAGGAAGGGGCGCATGTTTGAGGTACGTGCGGAGGTGGGCGGTGGATGCCGGAGGGGAGTGCGGGTGTGGGAGTGATAGGGATCAACGTGTGTGGGGCGGGGCGTTTCAGGGCGGAGTTTATCGCGGCTGGCTTCGGGGGGAGAAGGGTGCTCGTGTCAGCGGCGATGTTGAAACGTGTGCTTGTTACCGGGGTGATGATGGCGGGGGCTTTATTCGCGCGGGCGGAGGGGCGTGCCCTGAAGGCGGATACGGAGGCTGCGGTTTTTGAGCCGGTGACGCGGTGGGAGTTTGCGTATGAGTCGGGGGCGTTGTGGCGGGTGGGGGGCGGTGGGTCGCAGCTGGATTATGTGATTTTGCCGCAGATGCTGACGTGGAAGACGCCAGAGGTGACGCGGTGGACGGTGGGCGGGCGCGATCTGGTGCTGCGATCGCGGTTCAGCGTGTTGTTAGAGCCGTTTGCGAAGGGGCCGGAGAGTCACTTCGTGGGTGGGGCGGCGGGGGGATTGCTGGAGTGGTGGGATGCGCGGAGGACGCAGGCGTTGTTCTTTTCGGCGGGCGGTGGTGTGGGGCTGATGGACAGCAAGGGCTACGATGTGGCGGGGGCGCAGGGGCAGGATTTTAATTTCAACTGGTTCACGTACGCAGGGAGCCGGTGGCAGTGGAGCGAGGGGATGAGCGTGGTCGTCGGAGTCTATTTCCAACACAT from Nibricoccus aquaticus includes:
- a CDS encoding Na/Pi cotransporter family protein, translated to MVLLNIAGGIALILFGIRFLRKGLERLLGFGLHAWLKRMSQKPWRASLAGAGFGTVAPSSTAQTLLTLQLVKAGELSREGALAFLLGANAGITVTVQLIALRVFDFYSVVLVAGFVGFQFFKSEKIRGAGQSLLGLGLIFLAMTIISEAAKVLAADPEFVTVLELLQNHRVLLVIFAGLFTLSAQSSTAVIGLGLAFAATGKASLGLLVPIVLGANLGIGLTSLLAGYSTAAGRALAVANLAVKGVLIATALVFFPQLVAFVESTPGDVARQAANLHTAFSVVAVLIGVGCGGLLGRWLEKIMKPTLAEENRVRPVATHLDPSALSVPVFALANATRETLLLADEVRSMLDGAWRAFNKPSLELARSVQKHDDRVDELQTAIKQYLSQLPTDPLTPQESRLQFGLLNFASQLEGIGDIVDKTLCGAAVKQVQQPLALSEADKADLTEFYERMMRRFDAATSVLASRDREMARQFLNDADKLKDWCIDAQKRHYQRLKNVKDPAQLEESARFIDMINAFRRISGLLNTIGHTFLLEDGERVQS
- a CDS encoding peroxiredoxin-like family protein, coding for MRLLNRLLILATFTAVTFSTLSAAYPTAPLAVGQSIPAANLRTDKGDAITLKSAIVKPTVLIFYRGGWCPYCNRQLSALATIEADILAAGFQLIALSPDVPAKLREKPAMEKTNYTLLSDSAMEAAQGFGIAFKVEDELVAKYKNSYKIDLEAASGSTHHLLPHPAVFIVDATGVIRFAHVNTDYKVRLEPEKILAAIKEVSAAK
- a CDS encoding tetratricopeptide repeat protein encodes the protein MRPFLAWMLPVIFAVATHLSAAPTRDDLLASALAAESRFDSRTALRLFRELDALRPDDPFILQKISQQLSDSTTDTTDREKQRALATEALAYAERAATLAPDNAVNILSLAVCHGKLATYSDARQKIAYSRLIKENAERALALDPRYDWAHHILGRWHYEVASLGATKRWLVKLIYGALPDASYAEAISHLRQAVELSPQTVAHPLELGFAYLAAGQKPEARAAFEKGLALPSREKHDESAKARARAALDEK
- a CDS encoding acyloxyacyl hydrolase, whose translation is MLKRVLVTGVMMAGALFARAEGRALKADTEAAVFEPVTRWEFAYESGALWRVGGGGSQLDYVILPQMLTWKTPEVTRWTVGGRDLVLRSRFSVLLEPFAKGPESHFVGGAAGGLLEWWDARRTQALFFSAGGGVGLMDSKGYDVAGAQGQDFNFNWFTYAGSRWQWSEGMSVVVGVYFQHISNRGQDKVNPGINSVGPIVNVGWGF